ACAATTGGATTCGCCTTGCAGCTGAAAAACAGGTGGAACGCATGGATATACACATCTGTAATAGAGATCCGAAGACTGGTAAGAGGATTAGCAATGGAGCTTCTCCCATGATGGAGCTTGGGGACTCCATTTTTAGCTGTGAAAACCTCACGGTCTTAACAGTGCAATACATCCGAATTCCCAAGATGCCCACTAATTTTGGGGTATTCCGATCCTTGAAAGCACTTCGTTATGCTGGTATTCCGAATCTGGATGATGCTATGTTTGAAGGATTCATGGATCTGTGCCCACATCTTCAAGATTTAGGGATTCTCAGTTGTTTAGGGTTAAAAAACTTGAATATACGATCTTTCAATTTAATGTGGATACATCTAGGAGATCTAAGACCTGATATATCATTGCAACTGACTTGCCCACGCTTGATGGAAATCGGCCTCATCGATTCTGGGCAATACGCAGGGCTTAAATGGCTTAAattacttcaacaaatttcaagagcgAAATCTGTTAAAAAAGTTATTCTTCAAAACTACAATACAGGCAATGCCGTTAATCCAGGAATGCCTAGTATTATTGTTCTTAACAGTTTTCCTGGGCTTGAAGAGTTGACAATCCATGGCCAATGTTTTCAAGTTAGTATTTTGTACCTTCAAGTTAAATATTCTTAATCAGTGATTGGTACATGATGATACTTGTAGATTATATTTGGACCTTCTATATTTCTGGAATAGCCTTTTTTTTTCCCAAATTCTCTTACGAGTGAACCCACAATATGTTTGACACAGGAGATGATATCAGATGAGATGCCAACAGCAGAGGTGGCACTACCAAATTTGAAGATGGTGCGTGCCCATATTGGGCCAGACAAGGGTGCACAGGCAGtgatttttttgggttttcttcttAGAAATTGTCCATTAAGTGTAACAAGGGTTTTTCTGCCTGAACACTGCCCTCCAATCATGCAAAATAATATTCTCAATTTGGAAAGGGATTTCTCAAAATCAAGATTGTCAACTGCcacaaaaacgtggtcaatgaatCTGAAAGCAGTTTGCCAACTTTGTACAAGACGCGTTGAATATTATTCACAGGTTAGCAGAATCTGGATAACCGTTTCTATTATTTTATAGAATTTATTATTTTTTACTGCCAAcatttttatattatgttacttgGGTTTGTTTTGtagtaatatttaaatttttttgggatGAGTTATTTTTCTTAATTGATTTTTTCTGTTTCAAAAATTTTATCAATAGTTTCTTGAATGATGAATAGTATCATAAagaaaatttagaaaattgcttTTGTGAATTATTAAGATTTTTGGactctatttttttattatattatgtgAGAAAGGACACCATACTGTTATACATCCAAACAAAAAACCATCAAAACAAAGACTTACAAGTTAAACCtaacaatcaaaatatcaaaaagctTATAATCTATCTATAAAACAAGTAAC
The window above is part of the Cryptomeria japonica unplaced genomic scaffold, Sugi_1.0 HiC_scaffold_1796, whole genome shotgun sequence genome. Proteins encoded here:
- the LOC131071096 gene encoding putative FBD-associated F-box protein At5g56440: MAYTRLMARSSAIDRLSALSDDVLLNHILSKISYRDVVRSSLLSQRWRLLWTKIPRLKFCPEDFEKQKDGRIQAIINNALLHLDTRLSCLELTVALDDPKAAYINNWIRLAAEKQVERMDIHICNRDPKTGKRISNGASPMMELGDSIFSCENLTVLTVQYIRIPKMPTNFGVFRSLKALRYAGIPNLDDAMFEGFMDLCPHLQDLGILSCLGLKNLNIRSFNLMWIHLGDLRPDISLQLTCPRLMEIGLIDSGQYAGLKWLKLLQQISRAKSVKKVILQNYNTGNAVNPGMPSIIVLNSFPGLEELTIHGQCFQEMISDEMPTAEVALPNLKMVRAHIGPDKGAQAVIFLGFLLRNCPLSVTRVFLPEHCPPIMQNNILNLERDFSKSRLSTATKTWSMNLKAVCQLCTRRVEYYSQV